From the genome of Bactrocera oleae isolate idBacOlea1 chromosome 2, idBacOlea1, whole genome shotgun sequence, one region includes:
- the Glys gene encoding glycogen [starch] synthase: MNRRFSRVESGADLKDFFDRGDVASRENRWNFEIAWEVANKVGGIYTVIRSKAYVSTEEMGEQLCLMGPYKEHCARTEMEEIEFPRGNPLLDAVNTMRTRGYKIHTGRWLVDGNPQLILFDIGSGAWKLDQFKSELWEKCHVGVPHLDVETNDAIILGFMITEFLEEFQNRALDYSSNHELQTPRIVAHFHEWQAGVGLIALRTRHIEIATVFTTHATLLGRYLCAGNTDFYNNLDKFAVDEEAGKRQIYHRYCIERAATHLCHVFTTVSEITGYEAEHLLKRKPDIITPNGLNVKKFSAIHEFQNLHAVAKEKINEFVRGHFYGHMDFDLDKTLYFFIAGRYEFGNKGADIFIESLARLNAMLKHEKPDTTVVAFLIFPTKVNNFNVDSLRGHAVIKQLRDTINNVQNSIGKRMFDSCVKGHIPSPDELLTKDDLVKIKRCMFAMQRDSMPPVTTHNIVDDWNDPVLSAIRRCNLFNSVHDRVKMVFHPEFLTSTNPLFGIDYEEFVRGCHLGVFPSYYEPWGYTPAECTVMGIPSITTNLSGFGCFMNEHICEPKSYGIYIVDRRYIGLENSVQQLSGFMMEFSRLNRRQRIIQRNRTERLSDLLDWRTLGIYYRQARVKALQAVYPDYVDEGSLYSSRSTLNFSRPFSEPPSPTSSRHTTPAPSVHGSDDEDSVDDEKELKELGIK; this comes from the exons ATGAATCGGCGATTTTCTCGAGTAGAGTCCGGTGCTGACTTAAAAGATTTCTTTGATCGCGGTGATGTTGCGTCGCGAGAAAATCGATGGAATTTTGAAATAGCATGGGAGGTGGCTAATAAAGTTGGAGGCATCTACACAGTCATTCGTTCGAAAGCATATGTTTCAACAGAGGAGATGGGTGAGCAGCTGTGTCTCATGGGCCCTTATAAGGAGCATTGTGCACGCACAGAAATGGAGGAGATAGAATTTCCACGCGGTAATCCACTCCTAGATGCAGTGAATACAATGAGAACGCGAggttataaaatacatacaggGCGTTGGTTAGTTGATGGTAACCCACAACTCATACTTTTTGATATCGGCTCAGGTGCATGGAAATTAGATCAATTCAAATCAGAGTTATGGGAAAAATGTCATGTTG GCGTACCACATTTAGATGTTGAAACAAACGATGCGATTATATTAGGCTTTATGATTACTGAATTTCTTGAAGag TTTCAAAATCGTGCTTTAGATTATTCTAGCAACCATGAACTGCAAACCCCTAGAATAGTCGCTCATTTTCACGAATGGCAAGCGGGTGTTGGCCTGATCGCGCTACGGACACGACATATAGAAATTGCTACAGTTTTCACAACGCACGCTACACTCTTGGGCCGTTACCTGTGTGCTGGTAACACAGATTTCTATAATAATTTGGACAAGTTTGCTGTAGATGAAGAAGCGGGAAAACGACAAATTTACCACCGATATTGTATTGAAAGAGCTGCCACTCATTTATGTCATGTGTTCACAACAGTATCTGAAATTACCGGATATGAAGCAGAACATTTACTCAAGCGAAAACCTGATATCATAACGCCAAATGGGCtcaatgtgaaaaaattttccgCCATACACGAATTCCAAAACTTGCATGCAGTTGCTAAAGAAAAAATCAATGAATTCGTTCGGGGACATTTTTATGG acATATGGATTTTGATTTAGATAAGacgctttatttttttattgctggaCGCTATGAATTTGGAAATAAAGGTGCTGATATATTCATAGAATCATTGGCTCGACTCAATGCCATGTTAAAACATGAAAAGCCTGATACAACTGTTGTCGCGTTCCTTATATTTCCCaccaaagtaaataattttaatgtagaTTCCCTACGTGGGCACGCAGTTATTAAACAATTGCGCGACACCATTAACAACGTGCAAAATTCAATTGGCAAACGTATGTTTGACTCTTGCGTGAAAGGACATATACCTAGCCCAGATGAACTCCTTACAAAAGATGATTTGGTTAAAATTAAACGTTGCATGTTCGCTATGCAGAGAGATTCAATGCCTCCAGTAACTACACACAATATA GTTGATGACTGGAATGACCCTGTTTTGAGTGCTATTCGGCGCTGCAATTTGTTCAACTCGGTGCATGATAGGGTGAAAATGGTCTTCCATCCTGAGTTTTTAACGTCTACAAATCCACTTTTTGGCATTGATTATGAAGAATTTGTACGTGGCTGCCATTTAGGAGTATTTCCGTCGTACTATGAACCTTGGGGATACACCCCAGCGGAGTGCACAGTTATGGGAATACCAAGCATAACTACAAACTTGTCTGGCTTTGGTTGTTTTATGAATGAGCATATTTGCGAACCGAAGtcttatggtatatatattgttGACCGTCGATACATTGGTTTGGAAAACAGTGTTCAACAACTTTCCGGATTTATGATGGAGTTTTCAAGATTAAATCGGCGACAACGCATAATTCAGAGAAATCGTACGGAACGTCTTAGTGATCTTTTAGATTGGAGAACTTTAGGAATT tactaCCGCCAAGCTAGAGTTAAGGCACTACAAGCTGTATACCCTGATTATGTTGATGAAGGATCTCTCTACAGTTCACGGAGTACATTGAACTTTTCTAGGCCCTTCAGTGAACCACCAAGCCCTACATCCTCCA GACACACAACACCTGCTCCATCAGTGCATGGCTCTGACGATGAAGATTCCGTAGATGATGAAAAAGAATTAAAGGAATTGGGAATTAAGTAA